A region of Silurus meridionalis isolate SWU-2019-XX chromosome 15, ASM1480568v1, whole genome shotgun sequence DNA encodes the following proteins:
- the LOC124398163 gene encoding uncharacterized protein LOC124398163 isoform X2 — MPCSSEHSDGQVGPKCSMPAESQGILMANMSGPLTFVDMQTIKLAFTWERVLKMCLVVFTQLLFIYINIVMLFTLRTKAIFRETPRYILFTHMLLNDTIHLLIALLLYMLSSLYFVMVRAACACIVILSTSTFVNAPLNLALMSLERAIILLVTYSVYHCTTHSCSLAAGQECDIQSSAVHHSGHCVALYICGHPAAGP, encoded by the exons atgccgtgcagctctgaacacag tgaTGGGCAGGTGGGACCCAAATGCAGTATGCCAGCAGAGAGTCAAG GAATACTGATGGCCAACATGTCTGGCCCTTTGACCTTTGTTGATATGCAGACCATCAAACTGGCCTTTACATGGGAAAGGGTCTTAAAGATGTGCTTGGTGGTGTTTACACAATTGCTCttcatttacattaatattGTGATGCTGTTCACCCTGCGCACCAAAGCCATCTTCCGTGAGACGCCACGCTACATTCTGTTTACCCACATGCTCTTGAATGATACCATTCATTTGTTGATTGCCTTGCTGCTCTACATGCTCAGTTCCCTCTACTTTGTGATGGTGCGTGCTGCTTGTGCCTGCATTGTGATTCTGTCTACATCAACATTTGTAAATGCACCGCTGAACCTGGCTCTCATGTCCCTGGAGAG AGCCATCATATTACTTGTCACCTACAGTGTGTACCATTGCACAACTCATAGTTGCTCCCTGGCAGCAGGGCAGGAGTGTGATATTCAAAGCTCTGCTGTTCATCATAGTGGCCATTGTGTTGCTCTATACATATGTGGCCATCCTGCGGCAGGCCCGTAA
- the LOC124398163 gene encoding odorant receptor 131-2-like isoform X1, translating into MPCSSEHSDGQVGPKCSMPAESQGILMANMSGPLTFVDMQTIKLAFTWERVLKMCLVVFTQLLFIYINIVMLFTLRTKAIFRETPRYILFTHMLLNDTIHLLIALLLYMLSSLYFVMVRAACACIVILSTSTFVNAPLNLALMSLERYTAICFPLRHTELATPARVYAAVAMVWVLGLTDVLTDVFALFLLSEPSYYLSPTVCTIAQLIVAPWQQGRSVIFKALLFIIVAIVLLYTYVAILRQARNASSNTSSAQKALRTVILHSLQLGLSLMSFLYEYIESMILSLPLAIYIQVRFFIFFVVLILPRCLSSLIYGLRDDTFRPLFKLNFLYCGTKKVVPLVTLIKN; encoded by the exons atgccgtgcagctctgaacacag tgaTGGGCAGGTGGGACCCAAATGCAGTATGCCAGCAGAGAGTCAAG GAATACTGATGGCCAACATGTCTGGCCCTTTGACCTTTGTTGATATGCAGACCATCAAACTGGCCTTTACATGGGAAAGGGTCTTAAAGATGTGCTTGGTGGTGTTTACACAATTGCTCttcatttacattaatattGTGATGCTGTTCACCCTGCGCACCAAAGCCATCTTCCGTGAGACGCCACGCTACATTCTGTTTACCCACATGCTCTTGAATGATACCATTCATTTGTTGATTGCCTTGCTGCTCTACATGCTCAGTTCCCTCTACTTTGTGATGGTGCGTGCTGCTTGTGCCTGCATTGTGATTCTGTCTACATCAACATTTGTAAATGCACCGCTGAACCTGGCTCTCATGTCCCTGGAGAGGTACACGGCCATCTGCTTCCCACTGCGGCACACCGAGTTGGCTACGCCGGCACGAGTGTATGCAGCTGTGGCTATGGTTTGGGTTTTGGGCCTCACTGATGTTCTAACTGATGTATTtgctctcttcctcctttcagAGCCATCATATTACTTGTCACCTACAGTGTGTACCATTGCACAACTCATAGTTGCTCCCTGGCAGCAGGGCAGGAGTGTGATATTCAAAGCTCTGCTGTTCATCATAGTGGCCATTGTGTTGCTCTATACATATGTGGCCATCCTGCGGCAGGCCCGTAACGCCTCCTCTAACACCTCTTCTGCCCAGAAGGCCTTGCGCACTGTGATATTGCACTCATTGCAGCTTGGCCTCTCACTCATGTCATTTCTCTATGAGTATATAGAGTCGATGATTTTAAGCCTGCCACTTGCCATATACATACAGGTGCGCTTCTTTATCTTCTTTGTAGTTCTGATCCTGCCACGCTGCCTCAGCTCACTCATCTATGGTCTGAGGGACGACACCTTCAGGCCATTGTTCAAACTGAATTTCCTGTACTGTGGCACAAAGAAAGTTGTGCCATTAGTGACTCTTATTAAAAACTAA